DNA sequence from the Brevundimonas sp. NIBR10 genome:
GTCGTCCAGGCTGGCGACCACGCCTTCCCGATCGATGGGTTTGGGGGTGAAGCCGAAGGCTCCGATCGCCAGGCCCAGCCCGGCCTGATCATCCGCCGAAATGACATGAACCGGGATGTGGCGAGTCTCGGGCGTTCGTTTGAGCAGGTCAAGAAGTGCCAGACCGTCCATGTCTGGCAGGCCGACATCCAGCATGATCGCTTGCGGCCCATAGCGTCGCGCCAAAGACGCCGCTGCCACACCCTGTTGCGTGACCACGCCCTTGAACCCGCAATCGTGAACAAGGGCGAGCAGGATGGAGCCGAACCGCGGATCGTCCTCGACGATCAGGATCACCGGATCGCCCGGCGCGATCGCATCGCGATCGTCGATGACGGCCTCGACGTGTTCCATCTCCTCCTCAACCGGCGTGGAGCGTACGGTGATCAACTGCCCCGGTTCGCGGGCCGAGGCCCCTGCGGCAGGCACGGCCGGGCTGAAGTTCAGGGGAAGGAAAAGGGTGAAGGTCGAGCCCTTGTCGATCTCGCTCTCTACCTTGAGTTCCCCGCCGAGCGTGCGGGTGATCTCGCGGCTGATGGAAAGGCCCAGCCCCGTGCCGCCGTATTTGCGGCTCGTCGTCCCGTCCGCCTGCTGGAAGGCTTCGAAGATGATCCGCTGCTTCTCTTCGGGGATACCGATGCCGCTGTCGTGGACGGAGAAGGCCAGAACCTGACCCGCCTTGCCGAGGTGCTCATTGGCCGAGCTCCAGCCGTGCTCCACCTTCTCGACCTTCAGGCTGACGCCACCGGCGGCGGTGAACTTGAACGCGTTCGAGAGCAGATTCTTGATGATCTGCTGCAGTCGCTTGTCATCGGTATACATAGACGTGGGTAGCGCGGGGTCCAATTCGATCCGGAAATCGAGCCGTTTGTCCTGGGCGATCTGGGCGAAGGTTCGCTCCATCTGGTCGCGAAGATCGGCAAAGCTGGTTTCGCCAATGTCCAGGGTGACCGTGCCTGACTCGATCTTGGACAGGTCGAGAATGTCGTTGATGAGGCCCAGAAGGTCTGAACCGGCGGCATGGATGTTCTTGGCGAACTCCACCTGCTTGCCCGTCAGGTTGCCCTGGGTGTTCTCGCTAAGCATTTTGGACAGGATCAGCAGGCTGTTCAGCGGCGTGCGCAGCTCGTGGCTCATGTTGGCCAGGAACTCGGACTTGTATTTCGACGTCAGGGCCAGCTGTTCGGCCTTTTCCTCCAGCGCGAAGCGCGCCTGTTCGACCTCGATATTCTTGGCTTCCACCTGTTTATTCTGCGCGGAGAGCAAGATGGCCTTGTCTTCCAGTTCGGCGTTGGACTGCTGGAGCTCTTCCTGCTTGGCGCGGAGCAGTTCCTCGGACTGGCGCAGGGACGCGGCCTGCTGTTCGAGACGATCGTTCGTGGATTTCAGCTCGCCCTGTTGGGCCTGAAGCTCCGACGTCAGCAACTGCGACTGGCTCAGCAGGCCCTCGGTCCGCATGTTGGCCGCGATAGTGTTCAGAACGATGCCCACGGATTCCATCAGCTGGCTGAGGAAGGATTGGTGGGTCTCGGAGAACTCGCCAAAGGTCGCCAGCTCGATCACCGCCTTGACCTCACCCTCGAATAGCGCCGGCAGGACGATGATGTTGAGGGGGGCCGCGCCACCGAGGCCCGAGCCGATCCGCACATAGTCGCGCGGGACGTTGGTCAGCAGGATGCGCTCCTTCTCCTTGGCGCATTGACCGATCAGGCTCTCTCCCAGTCGGAAGGTCGGCGACAGCTGCTCACGCTCGGTTGTGGCATAGGTCGCAGCCAGCACCAGAACCGGTTCCGCCTCGATGTCCGCATCGGCGGCATAGAAGACGGCGTGCTGGGCATTGATCAGGGGCGCCAGCTCGGAAAGCACCATGTTCGACACCGTGGCAAGATCGCGCTCGCCCTGCAGCATGCGGGTGAAGCGCGCCAGGTTGGTCTTCAGCCAGTCCTGCTCGGTGTTCTTCAGCGTCTGATCCTTCAGATTGCGGATCATCTCGTTGATGTTGTCCTTCAGCGCCGCGACCTCGCCCGAGGCCTCCACCGTAATGGACCGCGTCAGCTCGCCCTTGGTCACGGCGGTGGACACCTCGGCGATAGCGCGCACCTGCGTGGTCAGGTTACCGGCTAGCTGGTTCACATTGTCGGTCAGATCGCGCCACAGGCCGGCGGCACCCGGCACCCGCGCCTGTCCGCCTAGCTTGCCCTCGATCCCCACTTCCCGCGCCACGTTCGTCACCTGGTCGGCGAAGATGGCCAGGGTCTCGATCATGCCGTTGATGGTGTCGGCCAGCGACGCGATCTCGCCCTTGGCGTCGAGCGTCAGCTTTCGCTTCAGATCCCCGTTGGCCACCGCCGTCACGACCTGGGCGATTCCGCGCACCTGACCTGTCAGGTTGGCGGCCATGGAGTTCACGTTGTCGGTCAGATCCTTCCAGGCCCCGGTGACCCCGGCCACTTGGGCCTGACCGCCCAGTTTGCCTTCGGTACCCACCTCGCGCGCCATCCGGGTCACTTCTGACGCGAACGCGTTCAGCTGGTCCACCATCGTGTTGATTGTGTCTTTCAGCTCGAGGATCTCGCCCTTCACATCCACGGTGATTTTCTTGGACAGGTCGCCCTTGGCCACAGCGGTGGTGACCTCGGCGATGTTCCGTACCTGGCCCGTCAAGTTGCCGGCCATGAAGTTCACGTTGTCGGTCAGGTCCTTCCAGGTACCGGCGACGCCGCGCACATTGGCCTGCCCGCCCAGCTTGCCCTCGGTGCCGACCTCGCGCGCCACGCGGGACACCTCGGAGGCGAACGAGTTCAGCTGATCCACCATCACGTTGATGGTCGATTTCAGCTCCAGGATCTCGCCTTTCACGTCCACGGTGATCTTCTTGGACAGGTCGCCGTTGGCCACGGCGGTCGTCACCTCGGCGATGTTCCGGACCTGACCGGTCAAGTTGTCGGCCATCAGGTTGACATTGTCGGTCAGGTCTTTCCAGGTGCCAGTCACGCCCTCCACCTGGGCCTGTCCGCCCAGCTTTCCGTCCGTTCCGACCTCCTTGGCCACGCGGGTCACTTCCGAAGCGAAGGCGTTCAGCTGGTCCACCATGACGTTGATGGTATCCTTCAGCTCCAGCACCTCCCCCTTCACATCCACGGTAATCTTCTTGGACAGGTCACCATTGGCCACGGCGGTCGTCACCTCGGCGATGTTGCGCACCTGACCCGTCAGGTTGGCGGCCATGAAGTTCACGTTGTCGGTCAGGTCCTTCCAGGCCCCGCCGACGCCCTTCACATTAGCCTGCCCGCCTAGCTTGCCGTCTGTGCCGACCTCGCGCGCCACGCGGGACACCTCGGAGGCGAACGAGTTCAGCTGGTCCACCATCACGTTGATGGTCGACTTCAGTTCGAGAATCTCGCCCTTCACGTCCACGGTGATCTTCTTCGACAGGTCGCCGTTGGCCACGGCAGTGGTCACCTCGGCGATGTTCCGGACTTGACCGGTCAGGTTGTCGGCCATCAGGTTCACATTATCGGTCAGGTCCTTCCACGCCCCGGTGACGCCCTCGACCTGCGCCTGGCCGCCCAGCTTGCCGTCGGTGCCGACCTCCTTGGCAACCCGGGTCACTTCGGAGGCGAAGGCGTTCAGCTG
Encoded proteins:
- a CDS encoding HAMP domain-containing protein; translated protein: MSLVALAPEAALDNRQLLAALRAFRRGDFSVRLPGDLTGMDGELAEAFNDVVELNDRMSREFSRLGEVVGRQGKIGNRARVPAAVGAWAASVDAVNTLIEDMVHPTAEMARVIGAVAKGDLSQTMDLENEERPLRGEFLRIGKVVNTMVGQLGSFASEVTRVAREVGTEGKLGGQANVKGVAGAWKDLTDNVNFMAANLTGQVRNIAEVTTAVANGDLSRKITVDVKGEVLELKNTINTMVDQLNAFASEVTRMAREVGTEGKLGGQAQVKGVTGTWKDLTENVNFMAANLTSQVRNIAEVTTAVAKGDLSKKITVDVKGEILELKVTINTMVDQLNAFASEVTRVAREVGTEGKLGGQARVEGVGGTWKDLTDNVNLMADNLTGQVRNIAEVTTAVAKGDLSKKITVQVRGEVLELKDTINVMVDQLNAFASEVTRVAKEVGTDGKLGGQAQVEGVTGAWKDLTDNVNLMADNLTGQVRNIAEVTTAVANGDLSKKITVDVKGEILELKSTINVMVDQLNSFASEVSRVAREVGTDGKLGGQANVKGVGGAWKDLTDNVNFMAANLTGQVRNIAEVTTAVANGDLSKKITVDVKGEVLELKDTINVMVDQLNAFASEVTRVAKEVGTDGKLGGQAQVEGVTGTWKDLTDNVNLMADNLTGQVRNIAEVTTAVANGDLSKKITVDVKGEILELKSTINVMVDQLNSFASEVSRVAREVGTEGKLGGQANVRGVAGTWKDLTDNVNFMAGNLTGQVRNIAEVTTAVAKGDLSKKITVDVKGEILELKDTINTMVDQLNAFASEVTRMAREVGTEGKLGGQAQVAGVTGAWKDLTDNVNSMAANLTGQVRGIAQVVTAVANGDLKRKLTLDAKGEIASLADTINGMIETLAIFADQVTNVAREVGIEGKLGGQARVPGAAGLWRDLTDNVNQLAGNLTTQVRAIAEVSTAVTKGELTRSITVEASGEVAALKDNINEMIRNLKDQTLKNTEQDWLKTNLARFTRMLQGERDLATVSNMVLSELAPLINAQHAVFYAADADIEAEPVLVLAATYATTEREQLSPTFRLGESLIGQCAKEKERILLTNVPRDYVRIGSGLGGAAPLNIIVLPALFEGEVKAVIELATFGEFSETHQSFLSQLMESVGIVLNTIAANMRTEGLLSQSQLLTSELQAQQGELKSTNDRLEQQAASLRQSEELLRAKQEELQQSNAELEDKAILLSAQNKQVEAKNIEVEQARFALEEKAEQLALTSKYKSEFLANMSHELRTPLNSLLILSKMLSENTQGNLTGKQVEFAKNIHAAGSDLLGLINDILDLSKIESGTVTLDIGETSFADLRDQMERTFAQIAQDKRLDFRIELDPALPTSMYTDDKRLQQIIKNLLSNAFKFTAAGGVSLKVEKVEHGWSSANEHLGKAGQVLAFSVHDSGIGIPEEKQRIIFEAFQQADGTTSRKYGGTGLGLSISREITRTLGGELKVESEIDKGSTFTLFLPLNFSPAVPAAGASAREPGQLITVRSTPVEEEMEHVEAVIDDRDAIAPGDPVILIVEDDPRFGSILLALVHDCGFKGVVTQQGVAAASLARRYGPQAIMLDVGLPDMDGLALLDLLKRTPETRHIPVHVISADDQAGLGLAIGAFGFTPKPIDREGVVASLDDVRRFVSVTNRRLVFVGPAGEAVTVLKSAFGTVTRVESLKSLSRAKIKPSDSLVMDAAGASVPALVDWLRAAERPAIVYAADALAAADERRLRLAVFAGHARLARTPEQLLEQATLLLHQPTQTLSEEARTTLAQTRKDDAILTGRTALVIDDDIRNIFSMASALEEFGVGLLYAESGRAGLDLLRQHPEIDIILVDIMMPDMDGYETMREIRSIAQFADLPIIAVTAKAMKGDRAKCIQAGASDYVSKPVDIDYLISVMRVSIQRTDATRLAASTLETPREPAVL